The Humidesulfovibrio mexicanus DNA window TCCAGGCGCTGCGCCACCTGGAGGGGGAACCAGTCCGGGTTCAGGCGGCCGTCCACCATGGCCAGCACCGCATCGCCCAACTGGGCGGCCTCGGCCAGGTCATGGGTTATGTGAATGATGGGCAGGCGGAAGCGGTCGCGCACGCGCAGCAGTTCCAGCCGGAGCGCCCGGCGCGTGGCGGCGTCCAGGGCGGAGAAGGGTTCGTCCAGGAGCAGGAGCTTGGGCCTGCGGGCAAGCGCCTGGCAGAGCGCGCCGCGCTGGCGCTCTCCGCCGGACATGCGGCCCGGCCTGGCTCCGGCCAGATGCGCGATGCCGAAGGATTCCAGCAGTTCGCGGGCCCAGGCGCGGTCGTGCGTGGCGTAGGCGATGTTCTGCGCCAGGGTCATGTGCGGGAAGAGGGAATACTCCTGGAACACCAGGCCGATGGTGCGCTGCCTGGGCTTGTGGAAAATCCCTGCGCCCGTGTCCAGCCAGGCTTCGCCGTCCAGTTCGATGCGTCCGGCATCGGGCCTGTCCAGCCCGGCCAGCAGGCGCAGCAGGGTGGTCTTGCCCGAGCCGGAAGGCCCGGTGAGGGCCAGGATGCTGCCTGCCGGGCAGGCAATCTCCAGGTCCAGGGCGAATCGGTCCAGGCGCTTGGTCAGGCGTGCGCGGAGCATGACGGCTCAGTCCGACTTGGCGCAGAAGCGGTCCCAGCCCATGAGCGCGTCCGCTCCCGCGGCGGTGACGCCGAAAATGGTGGCCGGAGGTCCGCCCAGGAAGTTGCCCAGGGTCCCGTTGGTCAGGGTGGAGCCGGTGACCACAAGCTGCTGCGCCCAGGACACGGCATCGCGCTCCTGCTCCGGCCCCTCGATGCACACCCCTGACACCTGTTTGCCGATGTTGTCCGGGTCCAGGTCGAGCACGCGCAGTTCGAAGTCTTTCGCCAGCGCCGCGACGAACTTCGGCTGCAGGCCCACAAGGGTGATGCGCGCCTTGGGGCCGATCCGTGTCAGCAGGTGCTCGCGCAGGTGCTCGGCGCACTCGGACGGACCCTGGTCGCGGCAGTGGACGGTGCGGTCGCACAGGCCCAGGCTGCGCATGGTGGCGTTGAGCGTGGCCACGAACACGGCCCGGCGGTAATTGTTCGAAAGCGGCATGTCCGCGATGTCCGCAAGCGTGCCGACGAAGTCGCCGAACTGGTCGGTGAAGGCCTGGCCGCGCGCGCCGTGGAACTCCGCCTCCATCATGCGTTCGCGTCCCGTCTGGAGCTTGAATCCTTCGCCGGGGTTCCCGATGGCCTCCTCGGCCGAAAGCACGCGCGCGGCAATGCGCACAGGCTCCTGCAGCAGCCCCGCCTTGCGCCATTGCTCCACCGCCCGGGACCGGACCTGTTCAAACAAGCTTCTTTCCATGGCTCCTCCGTGTTGGAAAATGTTCAGAACGCATCATATGCAGCAGTCTTGGGCAGGCTGTCTACATATTAACCCTCAACAACACGGAATAAAGAATTTGAGTGATTCTCGCGGCGGCGACGCTTGCCGCTTGGGGGGGGCAATGCAGGCGCGAAGAGACAATTTTGTAGGTGCTTGTCCGCGCTTGGAGTTGGAGTGCGATTCGTGGCCCAGGCGCTACAATGGGTTGCAATTTGTTTTACGGAAAGCTGGTCCCCGCCTCGCCATCCGCTTCGCCGAGCCGTGGGGGGAGAGGCATCCCGGCGGGCAGCGCCCGCAACCCCGAGCTGGCGCGGTCACGGCACTCGCCACGGTCCGTGTAAGGAGCAGCGCGCCAGGCCTACCGCGCCAGGCTGACGCGCGGCCCGGCGGGCGGGGCCACGGGGCCGGAGGCCCCCAGGCGCGCGAGGTGCGCGGCAAAGGCGTCGCTGTCCACAGTGCCCGTGTCCGTGCGGTCGCCGATCTTCCGCAGGGTGTCCATGCCGTCGCCGCCGCCCGCCAGGAAACTGATGGTGACTAGGCGCAGGGCGTCGCCCGGCAGGATGGGCGCAGATCCGCCACCTGGCGTCATGCGGGCCAGCGCGGTGATGCGCCGTCCCTTGGGCCGTGCCGCGTCCACGGCGTAGGTGAAGCCCGCCGGATGCGGCGGGCGCAGGGCCTCGCCGTGCCGTGCAGCAATCTGGGAGGCCAGGGCGTCCTCCAGGGCGTCCTTGAGCTGTTGGCCGGAGACTTCAAGCACCACCAGGGTGTTGGCGAAGGGCAGCAGGCCCATGACCTGGCCCTGGGTCACGGGGCCTGCGGGCAGGTCGCGGCGCAGGCCGCCCTGGTTCATGAGGGCGATGTCCGCCTCGGGCACGGCGGCCAGGCAGGAGTCGGCCACGAGCGGGCCTGGGTCGCTGGCCGCGCCGCGCACCAGATCCTGGGACAGGGTCGCGCCCACGGGCGCGTTCTGGAAGGCCTTGATGCGCTGCGTGTAGGGCGCAAGCGCCGTGAGCATGGCTGGATCCTCGGCCGGGAAGGCGGCGGCGCCGGAGGCCCTGGCCGCGGCGGCAAGGGCCGCGCCTTGGGCCGAGGCCGGGTCCACCGGGCGGCCGTCCTGCGAGAAGGCCTTGTCCATGACCAGGGCCGGGGCGGCGCTGTGGCCGGTGATGCGGCCCTGGGCGTCGAAGTCCACGCTCAGGCGTCCCAGGACCTCGCCCCATTTCCAGGCCTGGGCCACCAGGGTCGCGCCGCCGTCCGGCCCGGAGACCACGGTGGGGTATGGCCCGGCAGGGGAGAGGCCAAGGGCGGCGAGGGCGCGGCGGTCGCCCAGCAGCGTATGGCTGTGCCCGCCGATGACCACGTCGAGCCCGGCCACGCTTTTGGCCAG harbors:
- a CDS encoding bifunctional metallophosphatase/5'-nucleotidase, which produces MRHSHARTVASSILSPRPLARPLARPLPMLLLALLLALCACARPQPLRLELAHLNDTHSNLEPVDERLVLQVDGQPQAVRAKIGGMARLKTALDAARSQTPGLVLLHAGDAVQGTLYFNVFHGRPEFELLNALGVDAMCLGNHEFDKGPQALGRMLALARFPVLAANVDASKEPALAGRWRPYAILRVPTKGGTEPVGVIGATTPTTPRITADVGRVRFSDPAPAIRRAVAELSSQGVNKIVLLSHNGYEDDLRLAKSVAGLDVVIGGHSHTLLGDRRALAALGLSPAGPYPTVVSGPDGGATLVAQAWKWGEVLGRLSVDFDAQGRITGHSAAPALVMDKAFSQDGRPVDPASAQGAALAAAARASGAAAFPAEDPAMLTALAPYTQRIKAFQNAPVGATLSQDLVRGAASDPGPLVADSCLAAVPEADIALMNQGGLRRDLPAGPVTQGQVMGLLPFANTLVVLEVSGQQLKDALEDALASQIAARHGEALRPPHPAGFTYAVDAARPKGRRITALARMTPGGGSAPILPGDALRLVTISFLAGGGDGMDTLRKIGDRTDTGTVDSDAFAAHLARLGASGPVAPPAGPRVSLAR
- a CDS encoding ATP-binding cassette domain-containing protein, which encodes MLRARLTKRLDRFALDLEIACPAGSILALTGPSGSGKTTLLRLLAGLDRPDAGRIELDGEAWLDTGAGIFHKPRQRTIGLVFQEYSLFPHMTLAQNIAYATHDRAWARELLESFGIAHLAGARPGRMSGGERQRGALCQALARRPKLLLLDEPFSALDAATRRALRLELLRVRDRFRLPIIHITHDLAEAAQLGDAVLAMVDGRLNPDWFPLQVAQRLDEEAVLLARAGDPIFSQPHQPQGALL
- a CDS encoding Rossmann-like domain-containing protein; this encodes MERSLFEQVRSRAVEQWRKAGLLQEPVRIAARVLSAEEAIGNPGEGFKLQTGRERMMEAEFHGARGQAFTDQFGDFVGTLADIADMPLSNNYRRAVFVATLNATMRSLGLCDRTVHCRDQGPSECAEHLREHLLTRIGPKARITLVGLQPKFVAALAKDFELRVLDLDPDNIGKQVSGVCIEGPEQERDAVSWAQQLVVTGSTLTNGTLGNFLGGPPATIFGVTAAGADALMGWDRFCAKSD